In Papaver somniferum cultivar HN1 chromosome 1, ASM357369v1, whole genome shotgun sequence, a genomic segment contains:
- the LOC113303571 gene encoding chromatin remodeling protein EBS-like — protein sequence MAKTRPGKRDLDSYTIKGTNKVVKAGDCVLMRPSDTDKAPYVAKVEKIEADNRNNVKVKVRWYYRPEESIGGRRQFHGAKELFLSDHFDVQSAHTIEGKCTVHSFKNYTKLENVGTEDYFCRFEYKASTGGFTPDRVAVYCKCEMPYNPDDLMVQCEGCKDWFHPSCMGMTIEQAKKLERFLCADCSSEDEVKRSPNKFPVSPSAETKAEAKRRKK from the exons ATGGCAAAGACTAGACCAGGCAAGAGAGATTTGGATTCTTACACCATCAAAGGAACTAACAAAGTTGTCAAAG CTGGAGATTGTGTGCTGATGAGACCTTCAGATACTGATAAAGCACCATATGTAGCAAAAGTGGAGAAAATCGAAGCCGATAATCGCAACAATGTTAAGGTTAAAGTACGATGGTATTATCGGCCCGAAGAGTCCATCGGCGGAAGAAGGCAGTTTCATGGAGCAAAAGAGTTGTTTCTTTCAGATCATTTTGATGTGCAAAGTGCTCATACTATTGAAGGAAAATGTACCGTTCACTCATTCAAGAACTATACTAAGCTTGAGAATGTTGGAACTGAAGATTATTTCTGCAGATTTGAGTATAAAGCTTCTACTGGTGGATTCACTCCTGATAGAGTTGCAGT GTATTGCAAATGTGAGATGCCTTATAACCCGGATGACCTCATGGTGCAGTGCGAGGGATGCAAGGATTG gtttcaTCCTTCGTGTATGGGCATGACCATTGAACAAGCGAAGAAATTAGAACGCTTTCTGTGTGCTGATTGTTCCTCCGAAGATGAGGTCAAAAGATCTCCAAACAAATTTCCAGTTTCACCATCAGCCGAAACTAAA GCTGAGGCAAAGCGCCGGAAGAAGTAA